Proteins co-encoded in one Bacillus infantis NRRL B-14911 genomic window:
- a CDS encoding acetoin utilization AcuB family protein, with product MIVEDIMKVDVAALSPDHSIAEALRLMNDRKIRHLPIIDSERRLVGIISDRDIRDAAPSIFQLDADRSELGKPLKAIMKTDIITGHPLDFAEEIAAVLYEHNIGCVPIVKEGTLVGIVTETDLLYTLVELTGANQPGSQIEVRVPNRAGVLSDLTEVFKDRKVNIQSVLVYPDKQDEQFKIIVLRVRTMNPQTLISDLKKAGHHVLWPNGQGMLP from the coding sequence ATGATTGTAGAAGACATAATGAAAGTCGATGTTGCCGCACTCTCTCCTGACCATTCTATTGCAGAAGCCCTCAGGCTTATGAATGACAGGAAAATCCGCCATCTTCCGATCATAGATTCGGAGCGCCGGTTAGTCGGCATCATTTCTGACAGGGATATCCGCGATGCGGCTCCTTCCATTTTCCAGCTGGATGCCGACAGGAGCGAGCTGGGCAAGCCGCTGAAGGCAATCATGAAAACAGATATCATCACCGGCCATCCGCTTGATTTTGCGGAGGAAATTGCAGCAGTGCTATATGAACATAATATTGGCTGCGTCCCAATCGTGAAGGAAGGGACACTGGTCGGTATTGTAACGGAAACGGATCTGCTTTATACCCTGGTGGAGCTGACAGGCGCCAACCAGCCAGGTTCCCAAATAGAAGTGAGGGTTCCGAACAGGGCCGGCGTTCTGTCAGACCTGACAGAGGTTTTCAAAGATCGCAAGGTCAATATCCAAAGTGTCCTCGTCTACCCTGACAAGCAGGATGAACAATTTAAAATCATTGTGCTCCGGGTCAGGACCATGAATCCGCAAACCTTGATATCAGACCTGAAAAAGGCCGGGCATCATGTGCTGTGGCCGAATGGCCAGGGGATGCTGCCATGA
- a CDS encoding cell division protein FtsA: MLKNKIFALDIGTRSVVGIILEEQDGQFKVIDIHTKEHKERAMLDGQIHDVISVSKIIAEIKEDLEAAHGPLKKVCVAAAGRALKTKRAQASVNITGKPIIQKDDILHLELSAVQQAQAEVAEEQKSDKSHYYYCVGYSVLHYRLDGEEIGNLIDQQGEEASVDIIATFLPRVVVESLISALHRAGLEMQALTLEPIAAINVLIPPSMRRLNVALVDIGAGTSDIALTDSGTVIAYGMVPVAGDEITESLSDQLLLDFPLAEEAKRKLLDHNTIKTTDILGFETDWDSEDIISQIEPAIEKLADSICNEILQLNNHKSPKAVMLVGGGSLTPRLPQMVAARLELPENRVAIRGIDAVASLAFADHILKGPDLVTPVGIAIAALQSPVQYRTVYVNDLPVRLFEVKKLTVGDCLLAAGIKMSKLYGKPGMAKIISLNGLSITIPGEHGNPPVLLQNGSACSLDDGVKDGDMLTVARGADGRASFLKIKDLVDTIPDKNVIVNGKDYSVKAIISKNGIAASSEDSVEDRDKIECRSADSIESVLKTLNLGDLLKSIKPFHLRINGKETYIPSLSGRLTRNGIDAKPSSGCEDGDVIEAAGKHQATVAELAEKKQLTLTRKLPVFFNGERITLTRDAAEVWREDVKLKAENIIRSGDSIQIRNLPEEPFIFQDLFTYVEVKPPAHAAGSFELMRNGRKCSFHEPVNAGDTLHIHWPEHIKVK, translated from the coding sequence TTGCTTAAAAATAAAATATTCGCCCTTGATATCGGCACCCGTTCAGTGGTCGGAATCATCCTGGAAGAACAGGACGGGCAGTTCAAAGTAATAGATATCCACACGAAAGAACATAAAGAACGAGCCATGCTTGATGGACAGATCCACGACGTCATCTCTGTATCCAAAATCATCGCTGAGATTAAGGAAGACCTTGAAGCAGCCCATGGCCCCTTAAAAAAGGTCTGCGTCGCAGCTGCCGGAAGGGCCCTCAAAACTAAAAGGGCCCAGGCATCCGTCAATATCACCGGCAAGCCAATAATCCAGAAGGATGATATCCTCCATCTTGAGCTGAGCGCGGTTCAGCAGGCGCAGGCAGAAGTAGCGGAAGAGCAGAAGTCGGATAAAAGCCATTATTATTATTGTGTCGGATACTCTGTGCTGCATTACAGGCTGGATGGTGAAGAAATTGGCAATCTCATTGACCAGCAGGGAGAAGAAGCTTCAGTCGATATTATTGCAACATTCCTTCCCAGAGTGGTCGTTGAGTCGCTGATTTCTGCCCTCCACCGTGCCGGCCTTGAAATGCAGGCTCTTACACTCGAGCCTATTGCCGCCATCAATGTCCTCATACCGCCGTCCATGAGGAGGCTGAACGTTGCGCTTGTCGACATTGGGGCGGGTACTTCTGATATTGCCCTTACAGATTCCGGAACCGTTATTGCATATGGTATGGTCCCTGTTGCAGGGGATGAGATCACTGAGTCACTCAGCGATCAGCTTCTTCTCGATTTCCCTTTGGCTGAAGAAGCAAAACGGAAACTGCTTGATCACAATACGATTAAAACGACAGATATTCTCGGCTTTGAAACAGACTGGGACAGTGAAGATATTATTTCACAGATTGAACCGGCAATCGAAAAGCTTGCAGATTCGATTTGTAATGAAATTCTGCAGCTCAATAATCATAAATCTCCCAAGGCCGTCATGCTTGTGGGGGGCGGGAGCCTTACGCCGCGCCTGCCCCAAATGGTTGCAGCCCGCCTGGAACTCCCGGAGAACCGGGTTGCCATCAGGGGGATTGATGCAGTCGCTTCCCTGGCCTTCGCCGACCATATATTAAAAGGCCCTGATCTTGTTACGCCGGTTGGGATAGCGATAGCGGCCTTGCAGTCTCCTGTCCAATACAGGACCGTTTATGTAAATGATCTGCCTGTCCGCCTTTTTGAAGTGAAAAAATTGACTGTGGGCGACTGCCTCCTTGCTGCCGGGATCAAAATGAGCAAGCTTTATGGAAAGCCCGGCATGGCCAAGATTATATCCTTGAATGGCCTAAGCATCACGATACCTGGAGAGCACGGCAATCCGCCTGTTCTGCTGCAAAATGGCTCTGCCTGTTCTTTGGATGACGGAGTCAAGGATGGAGATATGCTGACAGTTGCCAGGGGCGCTGACGGAAGAGCATCTTTTCTTAAAATTAAGGACCTGGTCGATACCATTCCGGATAAAAACGTGATCGTCAATGGGAAGGACTATAGTGTCAAAGCAATCATTTCCAAAAACGGTATAGCAGCGTCTTCGGAAGATTCTGTGGAGGACCGCGATAAAATTGAGTGCAGAAGTGCTGACAGCATTGAATCGGTCTTAAAGACTCTTAACCTGGGGGACTTATTAAAAAGCATAAAGCCCTTCCATCTGAGGATTAACGGAAAAGAAACATACATTCCCTCTCTTTCTGGAAGGCTGACCCGAAATGGGATTGATGCCAAACCTTCAAGCGGCTGTGAAGATGGGGATGTGATTGAAGCCGCGGGAAAACACCAGGCGACAGTGGCCGAGCTGGCTGAAAAGAAGCAGCTGACACTTACGCGGAAATTGCCTGTATTCTTTAACGGCGAGCGCATTACCCTGACAAGGGATGCAGCCGAGGTTTGGCGCGAAGATGTGAAGCTGAAAGCTGAGAATATAATCAGGAGCGGGGATTCAATCCAGATCAGGAACCTCCCTGAAGAACCTTTTATTTTCCAGGATCTTTTCACCTATGTTGAAGTAAAGCCGCCCGCTCATGCAGCCGGCAGCTTTGAACTAATGAGGAATGGAAGGAAATGCTCCTTCCATGAACCGGTAAATGCTGGGGACACCCTCCATATCCACTGGCCTGAGCACATTAAAGTAAAATAA
- the acsA gene encoding acetate--CoA ligase: protein MKVEALPAVQGNFNLANYDELYSQFDWKEAEKEFSWSETGKVNMAYEAIDRHAESFRKNKVALYYRDGQRKEKYTFKEMKDLSNKAGNVLKNYGDVEKGDRVFIFMPRSPELYFSVLGAIKLGAIVGPLFEAFMEGAVRDRLEDSGAKVLVTTPELLGRVPVDELPDLKTVFLVGDGIEEDGPFIDFNKRFAEAGTKLGIEWVERTDGLILHYTSGSTGKPKGVLHVHNAMIQHYQTAKWVLDLQEEDVYWCTADPGWVTGTSYGIFAPWLSGASNVIVGGRFNPETWYKMIEEYGVTVWYSAPTAFRMLMGAGDEVVKNFDLGSLRHILSVGEPLNPEVVRWGMKVFHLRIHDTWWMTETGAQLICNYPCMEIKPGSMGKPIPGVEAAIVDDQGNILPPHRMGNLAIKKGWPSMMQTIWNNEPKYQSYFMPGDWYVSGDSAYMDEDGYFWFQGRIDDVIMTSGERVGPFEVESKLVEHPAVAEAGVIGKPDPVRGEIIKAFIALRDGYEASDELIEDIRQFVKKGLAAHAAPREIEFRDKLPKTRSGKIMRRVLKAWELDLPTGDLSTMED from the coding sequence ATGAAAGTGGAAGCGCTGCCAGCAGTCCAGGGGAATTTCAATCTGGCAAACTATGACGAACTGTACAGTCAATTTGACTGGAAGGAAGCGGAAAAAGAGTTTTCGTGGAGCGAGACCGGGAAAGTCAATATGGCTTATGAAGCCATAGACCGACATGCAGAATCTTTCCGGAAAAACAAAGTGGCATTATATTACCGGGACGGCCAAAGAAAAGAGAAGTATACCTTCAAGGAAATGAAGGATCTTTCCAACAAGGCCGGCAATGTTTTAAAAAATTATGGTGATGTCGAGAAAGGGGATCGCGTCTTTATTTTCATGCCGCGTTCGCCTGAATTGTATTTCTCTGTCCTTGGAGCCATTAAGCTCGGGGCTATTGTAGGGCCTTTATTCGAAGCGTTCATGGAAGGAGCAGTCCGCGACCGCCTTGAAGACTCGGGGGCGAAAGTTCTGGTCACAACGCCAGAGCTGCTTGGCCGGGTGCCGGTGGATGAGCTTCCAGATTTGAAGACTGTATTCCTGGTTGGGGATGGAATAGAAGAAGATGGCCCGTTTATCGACTTTAATAAAAGATTCGCCGAGGCCGGCACAAAGCTGGGGATAGAGTGGGTGGAACGCACAGATGGGCTGATCCTTCATTATACCTCCGGCTCCACAGGGAAGCCAAAAGGAGTCCTGCATGTACATAACGCTATGATCCAGCATTACCAGACAGCCAAATGGGTGCTGGATCTGCAGGAAGAGGATGTCTACTGGTGTACGGCTGATCCTGGATGGGTGACAGGGACTTCCTATGGAATCTTTGCTCCATGGCTTTCTGGTGCGTCGAATGTTATTGTCGGCGGGCGATTCAATCCTGAAACATGGTATAAAATGATCGAGGAATATGGAGTGACGGTCTGGTACAGTGCGCCAACAGCCTTCCGTATGCTGATGGGTGCAGGAGACGAAGTGGTGAAGAACTTCGACCTGGGCAGCCTGCGCCATATTTTAAGTGTCGGGGAGCCTCTGAATCCTGAAGTTGTCAGATGGGGAATGAAGGTCTTCCATCTGAGAATCCATGATACATGGTGGATGACTGAAACCGGTGCACAGCTGATCTGTAATTATCCTTGCATGGAGATCAAGCCGGGATCCATGGGCAAGCCGATACCAGGCGTAGAAGCCGCCATTGTGGATGATCAGGGAAATATCCTTCCGCCTCACAGGATGGGGAATCTGGCCATCAAAAAAGGCTGGCCGTCCATGATGCAGACGATCTGGAATAACGAACCGAAATATCAATCCTATTTCATGCCTGGAGACTGGTATGTTTCCGGTGACTCAGCTTATATGGATGAAGACGGCTATTTCTGGTTCCAGGGTCGAATTGATGATGTCATCATGACCTCCGGAGAGCGGGTAGGGCCATTCGAAGTAGAGAGCAAGCTTGTTGAACACCCGGCTGTCGCTGAAGCTGGGGTCATTGGCAAACCGGACCCTGTCCGCGGGGAAATCATCAAGGCTTTCATTGCACTGAGAGATGGCTATGAAGCGTCTGACGAATTGATTGAAGATATCCGCCAGTTTGTCAAAAAAGGCCTGGCCGCTCATGCAGCGCCGCGCGAAATCGAATTCCGCGACAAGCTTCCAAAAACACGGAGCGGAAAAATCATGCGCCGGGTCCTTAAAGCATGGGAACTGGATCTGCCTACAGGCGATTTATCGACAATGGAAGATTAA
- a CDS encoding GNAT family N-acetyltransferase yields the protein MEHTMTYNAKELKTVKGSLIIEGPVPSEKLAQYEFHEDLVAFRPPQQQHKALIEIASLPEGRIIIARDGMTIVGYVTYLYPDPLERWSEGNMKNLIELGAIEVIPKFRGAGTGKSLLQVSMMDDYMENYIIITTEYYWHWDLKGTGLNVWEYRKVMEKMMNAGGLEWYATDDPEISSHPANCLMARIGKRVDAESIQRFDQLRFMNRFMY from the coding sequence ATGGAACATACAATGACTTATAATGCGAAAGAATTGAAGACAGTTAAAGGGAGCCTGATCATCGAGGGTCCCGTCCCGTCAGAAAAATTGGCACAGTATGAGTTTCACGAGGACCTGGTCGCATTCCGCCCTCCGCAGCAGCAGCATAAGGCCCTGATTGAAATCGCGTCCCTTCCGGAAGGCAGGATCATCATCGCCCGGGACGGGATGACGATTGTCGGCTATGTGACCTATCTGTACCCCGATCCCCTCGAAAGATGGTCGGAAGGCAATATGAAAAACCTGATAGAGCTGGGAGCCATTGAGGTGATCCCGAAGTTCAGGGGTGCAGGCACAGGAAAAAGCCTTTTGCAGGTATCCATGATGGATGATTATATGGAAAATTATATTATCATAACGACAGAATATTACTGGCATTGGGACCTTAAAGGGACAGGATTGAATGTGTGGGAATATCGCAAGGTAATGGAAAAAATGATGAATGCAGGCGGGCTCGAATGGTATGCCACGGATGATCCTGAAATCAGTTCCCATCCGGCCAACTGCCTGATGGCAAGGATCGGCAAAAGGGTGGACGCTGAATCCATCCAGAGATTTGACCAGCTCCGCTTTATGAACCGATTTATGTACTAG
- a CDS encoding acetoin utilization protein AcuC — protein MTRDSIFIFSEELLNYKFNPQHPFNQLRLKLTLDLLQQAGAIDAGSIIPPRPASDEEICLIHDPNYVQAVKLAGQGKLPAEMAESYGIGTEDTPIFADMHEASSLLVGGSLTAADYVMEGKAQHALHLGGGLHHGFRGKASGFCIYNDSSVAIKYLQEKYKARVLYIDTDAHHGDGVQWAFYDDPDVCTLSIHETGRYLFPGTGNVNERGQGKGYGYSFNIPVDAFTEDESWLQAYRDSVREIADFFRPDVIVTQNGADSHYLDPLTHLSATMKIYREIPKLAHEIAHQYCDGRWIAVGGGGYDIWRVVPRAWALIWMEMTGNSNCYGRLPEGWIKTWKDQAPVELPEEWDDPDNLYPPIPRKPEITEKNANTAAKALYPIRNKTHSESL, from the coding sequence ATGACCCGCGACAGCATTTTTATTTTTTCAGAGGAGCTGCTGAACTATAAGTTCAATCCCCAGCATCCTTTTAACCAGCTGAGATTAAAACTTACACTTGATCTTCTTCAGCAGGCCGGAGCAATTGATGCCGGCAGCATCATTCCGCCCAGACCTGCTTCCGATGAGGAAATATGCCTTATCCATGATCCCAATTATGTACAGGCGGTGAAGCTGGCAGGCCAGGGCAAGCTTCCGGCAGAAATGGCCGAAAGCTATGGAATTGGTACAGAGGATACTCCGATATTTGCTGATATGCATGAAGCAAGCTCCCTGCTTGTCGGGGGAAGCCTGACTGCGGCAGATTATGTAATGGAGGGCAAAGCGCAGCATGCCCTCCATCTCGGCGGAGGCCTTCACCACGGTTTCCGCGGCAAAGCTTCGGGATTCTGCATTTATAATGACAGCTCTGTTGCCATAAAATATCTTCAGGAAAAATATAAAGCCCGTGTCCTGTATATCGACACTGATGCACACCACGGTGACGGTGTTCAATGGGCGTTTTATGATGATCCTGATGTGTGCACCCTGTCTATCCATGAAACAGGCCGCTATCTTTTTCCAGGGACCGGCAATGTCAATGAAAGAGGGCAGGGGAAAGGGTATGGCTATTCTTTTAATATCCCGGTGGACGCTTTTACGGAAGATGAATCATGGCTTCAGGCTTACCGCGATTCAGTAAGAGAGATCGCCGACTTTTTCCGCCCTGACGTCATTGTGACACAGAATGGCGCCGATTCTCATTATTTGGATCCGCTTACACATTTATCTGCGACCATGAAAATCTATCGTGAAATTCCTAAGCTGGCCCATGAAATAGCCCACCAATATTGTGATGGAAGATGGATTGCCGTCGGCGGAGGCGGCTATGATATCTGGCGGGTTGTGCCAAGGGCCTGGGCCCTGATCTGGATGGAGATGACGGGAAACTCCAATTGCTATGGGAGATTGCCGGAGGGATGGATTAAGACTTGGAAAGATCAGGCTCCGGTAGAGCTGCCGGAAGAGTGGGATGATCCTGACAATCTGTATCCGCCCATCCCGCGAAAACCTGAAATAACCGAGAAAAATGCCAATACAGCAGCCAAGGCTCTGTATCCTATCCGGAATAAGACACATTCTGAATCCCTCTAG
- the ccpA gene encoding catabolite control protein A: protein MNVTIYDVAREANVSMATVSRVVNGNPNVKPATRKKVLEVIERLGYRPNAVARGLASKKTTTVGVIIPDISSTFFAELARGIEDIATMYKYNIILSNSDQNKDKELHLLNTMLGKQVDGIVFMGGNITAEHVDEFEKSPVPIVLAGSIEESEKIPSVNINYEQAAYDAVQTFIEKGHKEIGIAIGPLHEPINEAKKLAGYKRALSEAGIEYREELVAEGDYTYDSGIEAFEKLMEASVKPTAIFAGSDEMALGVVHGAEDKGFSVPNDVEVISSDNTRLALMVRPQLTSVVQPLYDIGAVAMRLLTKYMNKEKVTENIVVLPHRIEYRDSTK, encoded by the coding sequence ATGAATGTAACAATCTATGATGTTGCCCGTGAAGCAAATGTTTCAATGGCAACGGTTTCCCGTGTAGTAAACGGAAACCCGAACGTAAAACCTGCAACAAGGAAAAAAGTGCTTGAGGTCATCGAGAGGCTTGGATACCGTCCAAATGCCGTTGCCAGGGGACTTGCCAGCAAGAAAACGACCACTGTAGGCGTCATCATCCCGGATATTTCCAGCACCTTCTTTGCAGAGCTGGCAAGGGGCATCGAGGATATTGCAACGATGTATAAGTACAATATTATCCTGAGCAATTCTGATCAGAATAAAGATAAAGAGCTTCACCTGCTGAATACTATGCTGGGCAAGCAAGTGGACGGGATCGTATTCATGGGCGGAAATATTACAGCTGAACATGTGGATGAGTTCGAAAAATCCCCAGTACCGATCGTTCTGGCCGGTTCCATTGAGGAATCAGAGAAAATTCCTTCTGTTAATATCAATTACGAGCAGGCCGCTTATGATGCGGTACAGACTTTCATTGAAAAAGGCCATAAGGAGATCGGCATTGCCATCGGGCCGCTGCATGAACCGATCAATGAAGCGAAAAAGCTTGCCGGCTACAAAAGGGCACTCAGTGAAGCAGGCATTGAATATAGGGAAGAGCTGGTTGCAGAAGGAGATTATACGTATGATTCCGGAATCGAAGCGTTTGAAAAGCTGATGGAGGCATCTGTAAAGCCGACAGCCATCTTTGCCGGGTCTGATGAAATGGCCCTGGGTGTTGTCCATGGTGCAGAGGACAAAGGCTTTTCTGTACCTAACGACGTTGAAGTCATCAGCTCAGACAACACACGCCTTGCTTTGATGGTAAGGCCGCAGCTTACGAGCGTCGTCCAGCCGCTTTATGATATCGGGGCGGTTGCCATGCGCCTCCTGACCAAATATATGAACAAAGAGAAAGTAACGGAAAACATTGTCGTCCTGCCTCACCGGATTGAATATCGAGACTCAACAAAATAA
- the motP gene encoding flagellar motor protein MotP, translating into MRKLDTLTPIGLFIGFAMLVFGIMTNGGFSGFLSFVDPASMLIILGGLISGLLVSFPLRDIKHSFTVVRQSFSNDEKNLAEIIDVFVKLSDKARREGLLSLETEIEQMEDPFIRKGVLLAVDGLEPDVINDIMNAEIAAMEERHRKGRSILEKAGEYAPAWGMIGTLIGLVLMLKNLNDPASLGPNMAIALLTTLYGSLLANLVFLPMAAKLLLKTEKEVFLKQIVIEGVLGVQAGQNPRLLEEKLGAFLSAQERKEKYEAQASAEGLEYGD; encoded by the coding sequence ATGAGAAAGCTCGATACTCTTACACCGATTGGCTTGTTTATCGGTTTTGCAATGCTGGTTTTTGGAATTATGACAAACGGGGGCTTCAGCGGCTTCCTGTCTTTTGTGGATCCCGCTTCTATGCTGATTATCCTTGGCGGACTGATTTCCGGCCTGCTGGTCAGCTTTCCATTGAGGGACATCAAGCATTCCTTTACAGTGGTCCGCCAATCTTTTTCAAATGATGAAAAGAATTTGGCCGAGATCATCGATGTATTTGTCAAGCTATCGGACAAGGCCCGCCGGGAAGGACTGCTGTCCCTTGAAACCGAGATAGAACAGATGGAAGATCCTTTTATCAGGAAGGGTGTCCTGCTGGCTGTCGACGGGCTGGAGCCGGATGTGATCAATGATATTATGAATGCCGAGATTGCGGCCATGGAGGAAAGGCACCGGAAGGGCAGGAGCATCCTTGAAAAAGCAGGAGAATATGCTCCTGCCTGGGGGATGATCGGGACTCTCATCGGGCTTGTACTGATGCTGAAGAATCTGAATGATCCTGCAAGCCTTGGGCCGAACATGGCAATTGCCCTCCTCACGACCTTATATGGTTCGCTGTTGGCCAATCTTGTTTTTTTGCCGATGGCAGCCAAGCTTCTGCTGAAAACTGAGAAGGAAGTATTTCTGAAGCAAATTGTCATTGAAGGCGTTCTCGGTGTACAGGCAGGGCAGAACCCGAGGCTGCTGGAAGAAAAGCTGGGCGCTTTCCTTTCTGCCCAGGAAAGAAAAGAGAAGTATGAGGCTCAAGCATCAGCGGAGGGCCTAGAATATGGCGATTAA
- the ytxJ gene encoding bacillithiol system redox-active protein YtxJ: protein MKQIHSIEEFNSILEEKSPAFLLKHSTTCPVSQAAYEEYESFTSSNSSVPAYFLTVQDARPVSNHVAEEYHIKHESPQAILFLNKDVVWHASHWKITEDSLAKAVSENS, encoded by the coding sequence ATGAAACAAATACATTCAATCGAAGAATTTAATAGCATTTTAGAAGAAAAGAGCCCGGCATTTCTACTGAAGCACAGCACCACCTGCCCTGTAAGCCAGGCGGCTTATGAAGAGTATGAAAGCTTCACGTCTTCTAACAGCAGCGTTCCTGCCTATTTTTTAACTGTACAGGATGCCCGCCCTGTCTCCAATCATGTGGCTGAGGAATATCATATTAAGCATGAATCCCCTCAGGCGATTCTTTTCTTGAACAAAGATGTTGTATGGCATGCATCACACTGGAAAATAACGGAAGATTCACTGGCGAAGGCTGTAAGTGAAAACAGCTGA
- the motS gene encoding flagellar motor protein MotS, which produces MAINRRPRTEPKGAPKWMVTFSDLVTLILVFFILLFSMSQIDIVKFKAVSESFQDKQFMDFYPSIIPFENPSENDKNVVNQGPDSDRQEEERLENLLQEVEGYLEKNGLEDVIVANRTERGVVLVLQEQVLFESGEAEIIDRNSGFLDKVGSLLVGMPNLVKVEGHTDNRPIATYRYPSNWELSAARASSVIRYLAGTGVDSKRFIAVGYGDTRPLVPNDSAENLEKNRRVEVIISDPRYEENTDS; this is translated from the coding sequence ATGGCGATTAACAGACGACCGAGAACAGAGCCGAAGGGTGCGCCAAAGTGGATGGTGACATTTTCTGATCTTGTCACTCTTATCCTCGTATTCTTCATTTTGTTATTTTCTATGTCGCAGATTGATATTGTCAAATTCAAGGCCGTTTCTGAATCGTTCCAGGACAAGCAGTTCATGGATTTTTATCCTTCAATCATTCCATTTGAAAATCCTTCGGAAAATGACAAGAATGTTGTGAACCAGGGGCCGGATTCGGACAGGCAGGAAGAGGAGAGACTGGAGAACCTTCTGCAGGAAGTGGAAGGCTATCTTGAAAAGAACGGCCTTGAGGATGTTATTGTGGCCAACCGGACAGAGCGCGGTGTGGTGCTGGTCCTACAAGAGCAGGTGCTGTTTGAATCAGGTGAAGCTGAAATCATCGACAGGAACAGCGGGTTTCTGGATAAGGTGGGGTCACTGCTTGTCGGTATGCCGAACCTAGTCAAGGTAGAGGGGCACACGGACAACAGGCCGATTGCCACCTACCGATATCCGTCAAATTGGGAGCTTTCTGCCGCGCGGGCAAGCAGTGTCATCAGGTATCTGGCAGGCACAGGCGTTGACAGCAAACGCTTTATTGCTGTTGGCTACGGAGACACCCGGCCGCTCGTCCCGAATGATTCGGCGGAAAATCTTGAAAAGAACCGGCGGGTTGAAGTTATCATTTCAGATCCCCGCTATGAGGAAAATACAGATTCATAG
- a CDS encoding bifunctional 3-deoxy-7-phosphoheptulonate synthase/chorismate mutase, whose translation MSNKELDQLRERVEEINLQLLSLISERASLVQEIGRVKETQGVNRYDPVRERKMLDSIKEHNEGPFENSTIEHLFKEIFKAGLELQKDDHRKALLVSRKKKPENTIVDLRGEKIGDGNPHFVFGPCAVESYEQVATVAAAVKAKGMKLLRGGAYKPRTSPYDFQGLGLEGLKILKRVADEYDLAVISEIVNPADIETASEYLDVIQIGARNMQNFELLKAAGAANKPVLLKRGLAATIEEFINAAEYIMAQGNGQIILCERGIRTYERATRNTLDISAVPILKQETHLPVMVDVTHSTGRRDLLLPTAKAALAIGADGVMAEVHPDPAVALSDSAQQMDLNQFDDFMAQLKASSFVKV comes from the coding sequence ATGAGCAATAAAGAATTAGATCAGCTGCGCGAACGAGTAGAGGAAATCAATCTTCAGCTGTTATCATTGATCAGCGAGAGGGCAAGCCTTGTTCAGGAAATTGGAAGGGTTAAGGAAACTCAGGGTGTTAACCGCTATGATCCTGTCCGTGAAAGAAAAATGCTGGATTCCATTAAAGAACATAACGAGGGGCCGTTTGAAAACTCAACGATCGAGCACCTGTTCAAGGAAATCTTTAAGGCAGGGCTTGAACTGCAGAAAGATGACCACCGCAAAGCGCTCCTTGTTTCCCGGAAGAAAAAGCCGGAAAATACCATTGTCGATTTAAGAGGCGAAAAAATCGGCGACGGCAACCCGCATTTTGTCTTTGGTCCATGTGCTGTCGAGTCCTATGAACAAGTGGCTACAGTTGCGGCAGCAGTAAAGGCCAAGGGCATGAAGCTTCTCCGCGGCGGTGCCTATAAGCCTAGAACCTCTCCTTATGATTTCCAGGGGCTGGGACTTGAAGGCCTGAAAATCCTGAAGAGAGTCGCAGATGAATATGACCTTGCTGTTATCAGTGAAATAGTCAATCCTGCTGATATTGAAACAGCTTCAGAATACCTGGATGTCATTCAGATCGGTGCAAGGAATATGCAGAACTTTGAGCTCCTGAAAGCAGCGGGTGCAGCCAATAAACCGGTATTGCTTAAGAGGGGCCTTGCGGCTACCATTGAAGAATTCATCAATGCCGCTGAATATATCATGGCTCAGGGCAATGGGCAGATCATCCTCTGCGAGAGGGGCATCCGCACATACGAACGTGCAACACGCAATACGCTTGATATTTCTGCCGTTCCAATCTTGAAGCAGGAAACGCATCTTCCTGTTATGGTCGATGTCACCCACTCTACCGGAAGAAGGGATTTGCTTCTTCCAACTGCCAAAGCAGCACTGGCAATCGGTGCAGACGGCGTCATGGCCGAAGTCCACCCTGATCCTGCTGTGGCTCTCTCGGATTCAGCACAGCAGATGGACCTGAATCAGTTTGACGATTTCATGGCACAGCTTAAGGCTTCTTCCTTTGTAAAAGTATAA